A genomic region of Deinococcus metalli contains the following coding sequences:
- a CDS encoding carbohydrate ABC transporter permease — MTTARHTRPPALLYAVLIVVSAFAALPFVWMVLSSLKPLAEIFGQGFWPQHASLDNYRALFAQTPALRALGNSVLIAVLSTAGSLLFCALGGYGFAKFDFPGRNALFGVMLVSMTIPFVVGLIPTFILMRNTFHWIDTPWPLIVPGLANAFGVFFMRQYLSTVPDELLDAARIDGASEPTIFVRVVVPISTPALASLGIIFFMAAWNNYLWPNIVLRNPDAQTLPVLIASLQGSAGRTPYDLMMAGAVVSVIPMLIVFLALQRYFYSGITAGAVKG, encoded by the coding sequence ATGACGACCGCGCGCCACACCCGTCCGCCTGCGCTGCTCTACGCCGTTCTGATCGTCGTCAGCGCCTTCGCCGCGCTGCCCTTCGTGTGGATGGTCCTGTCGTCTCTCAAGCCCCTTGCGGAGATTTTCGGCCAGGGATTCTGGCCCCAGCACGCCAGCCTCGACAATTACCGGGCGCTGTTTGCCCAGACGCCTGCCCTGCGCGCCCTGGGCAACAGCGTGCTGATCGCCGTGCTGTCGACCGCCGGATCCCTGCTGTTCTGCGCCCTCGGCGGGTACGGTTTCGCGAAGTTCGATTTCCCCGGCCGGAACGCGCTGTTCGGCGTGATGCTCGTGAGCATGACCATTCCCTTCGTGGTCGGTCTGATCCCCACCTTCATCCTGATGCGCAACACCTTCCACTGGATTGACACGCCCTGGCCACTGATCGTCCCCGGCCTCGCGAACGCCTTCGGCGTGTTCTTCATGCGCCAGTACCTGAGCACCGTGCCCGATGAACTGCTGGACGCGGCGCGCATCGACGGGGCGTCTGAACCCACCATCTTTGTCCGCGTGGTCGTTCCGATCAGCACACCGGCACTGGCGAGTCTGGGCATCATCTTCTTCATGGCTGCATGGAACAACTACCTGTGGCCGAACATCGTCCTGCGCAATCCTGACGCGCAGACCCTCCCGGTGCTGATCGCGTCCTTGCAGGGCAGCGCTGGCCGCACTCCCTACGATCTGATGATGGCCGGCGCGGTCGTCAGCGTGATTCCCATGCTGATCGTGTTCCTGGCCCTGCAGCGCTATTTCTACTCCGGGATTACTGCTGGCGCTGTCAAGGGCTGA
- a CDS encoding carbohydrate ABC transporter permease: MTRPLDLAGPSAQRLPRPAPWRKHVWPLLCIAPFFVLFLVFGVYPVVFSLILSFQDWNGAPGQQQWVGLRNYAELSGDRYFWSSLLNSALIFVLHYPVMTLGGLILAVILNENRLRFQGLWRALIFLPHLTSMVAAGITFRLLLEKDSGLVNRALGSLGLPAVPWLDNEWWARVAVGLLLVWAWTGYQMVIFLSALQTIPSEVNEAAVIDGATRTQLFWKVTVPLMRPALIFVTTLSVIGTFALYTEPQVLTAGGPIHSTTTPTMEIYARAFGNVRYGYGAALSYVYFAVVVVATAVQLRLTREEKR, from the coding sequence ATGACCCGCCCGCTCGATCTGGCCGGACCTTCAGCCCAGCGTCTCCCGCGGCCTGCACCGTGGCGGAAACACGTGTGGCCGCTGCTGTGTATCGCTCCGTTCTTCGTGTTGTTCCTGGTGTTCGGCGTCTACCCGGTGGTGTTCTCGCTGATCCTCAGCTTCCAGGACTGGAACGGTGCTCCGGGGCAGCAGCAGTGGGTGGGGCTGCGCAACTACGCCGAGTTGTCGGGCGACCGGTACTTCTGGTCGTCGCTGCTCAACTCCGCGCTGATCTTCGTGCTGCACTACCCGGTCATGACGCTCGGCGGCCTGATTCTGGCCGTGATCCTCAACGAGAACCGTCTGCGCTTCCAGGGCCTGTGGCGGGCCCTGATCTTCCTGCCCCACCTGACGTCGATGGTCGCCGCCGGCATCACTTTCCGCCTGCTGCTCGAAAAGGACAGCGGCCTCGTGAACCGCGCGCTCGGCAGTCTGGGACTCCCGGCCGTGCCGTGGCTCGACAACGAGTGGTGGGCGCGCGTCGCCGTGGGGCTGCTGCTGGTGTGGGCCTGGACCGGCTACCAGATGGTCATCTTCCTATCGGCCCTGCAGACCATCCCGTCCGAGGTGAACGAGGCGGCCGTGATCGACGGCGCGACCCGCACACAACTCTTCTGGAAGGTCACGGTGCCCCTGATGCGCCCGGCCCTGATCTTCGTGACGACCCTGTCGGTGATCGGCACCTTCGCGCTGTACACCGAACCGCAGGTTCTGACCGCGGGCGGCCCCATCCACTCGACGACGACACCCACCATGGAGATCTACGCACGCGCATTCGGGAACGTCCGCTACGGCTACGGCGCGGCCCTGAGCTACGTCTACTTCGCGGTCGTGGTGGTGGCGACCGCGGTGCAGCTGCGCCTGACCCGCGAGGAGAAGCGATGA
- a CDS encoding ABC transporter substrate-binding protein encodes MSISPRPTLLLTLALAALGNAAAQATTPNPALKATISVWAWKDPIAGLKAADAAFTKAYPNIKVEYVQKDPSGGAIYNAYKLAFSAGSGGPDVALIEDSYLPQFVKLGALADPSTQVRPYAVNLNRAKLQAASLGGRTYAMPWDIGPVVLYYRRDVFKAAGVNPATLRTWDDYVKAAAVIKAKTGVDMLPLSRAKNDARLFETLLWQQGSGYVDASGAVSLDKDPRATNAMTLLNTLYKSGAATDLESWTDPWYKAIADGKVATLPMATWMGGFLKSWIAPKSTGQWGVLPLPTFAGTASRTSNDGGSQLAVWGGSRNKDAAWAYIQFHLAQRDAALGLYQKTDFFPALTTLYRDPVFSQADAYFGGQKVGQVYTALAKTIPNATVYTSDYADMNAITTIEVQKMALGKQDVATTLKNAADVIRSRTRRP; translated from the coding sequence ATGTCGATCTCGCCCCGCCCGACCCTGCTGCTTACCCTGGCCCTGGCCGCCCTTGGCAACGCCGCCGCACAGGCCACGACACCCAACCCGGCCCTGAAAGCCACCATTTCCGTGTGGGCGTGGAAAGATCCGATCGCGGGCCTGAAGGCTGCGGACGCTGCGTTCACCAAGGCCTACCCGAACATCAAGGTCGAATACGTTCAGAAGGATCCCAGCGGCGGCGCCATCTACAACGCCTACAAACTGGCCTTCTCTGCCGGTTCAGGTGGTCCGGACGTCGCGCTGATCGAGGATTCCTACCTGCCGCAGTTCGTGAAGCTCGGCGCGCTGGCTGACCCGAGCACCCAGGTCAGGCCATACGCGGTGAACCTCAACCGCGCGAAACTGCAGGCTGCCAGCCTCGGCGGACGCACCTACGCCATGCCCTGGGACATCGGCCCGGTCGTGCTGTACTACCGCCGCGACGTGTTCAAGGCGGCCGGGGTGAACCCCGCCACGCTGCGCACGTGGGACGACTACGTGAAGGCGGCTGCTGTCATTAAGGCCAAGACCGGCGTGGATATGCTGCCGCTCTCCCGCGCGAAGAACGACGCCCGGCTCTTCGAGACGCTGCTGTGGCAGCAGGGCTCCGGGTACGTCGACGCCAGCGGCGCCGTGAGTCTCGACAAGGATCCCCGGGCCACGAACGCCATGACGCTCCTGAACACCCTGTACAAGAGCGGCGCGGCCACCGATCTGGAATCCTGGACCGACCCGTGGTACAAGGCCATCGCCGATGGCAAGGTCGCCACGCTCCCCATGGCCACGTGGATGGGCGGTTTCCTCAAGAGCTGGATCGCGCCCAAGTCCACCGGCCAGTGGGGCGTGCTGCCCCTGCCCACCTTCGCGGGCACGGCCAGCCGGACCAGCAACGACGGCGGCTCACAGCTGGCCGTGTGGGGCGGCAGCAGAAACAAGGACGCCGCGTGGGCCTACATCCAGTTCCATCTCGCCCAGCGGGACGCGGCACTGGGCCTGTACCAGAAGACGGACTTCTTCCCGGCGCTCACCACCCTGTACCGGGATCCGGTCTTCAGCCAGGCCGACGCCTACTTCGGCGGCCAGAAGGTGGGACAGGTCTACACGGCCCTCGCCAAGACCATTCCCAACGCGACGGTGTACACCAGCGATTACGCGGACATGAACGCCATCACCACCATCGAAGTGCAGAAGATGGCGCTCGGCAAGCAGGACGTCGCGACCACCCTGAAGAACGCGGCTGACGTTATTCGCAGCCGCACCCGCCGGCCCTGA
- a CDS encoding LacI family DNA-binding transcriptional regulator has product MTQTARETSITDIAREAQVSPATVSRVLNGTARVTPEKAARVMEAVNRLNFRLNSSTFARHLLAGKLRAVGVIIPVLHDEFFGTMITGIEERLRAHGVHMLCALGQENGPDELTALETLLKGRPDGVIAFADWLADAALIDLDASGIPVVVLNRSIPELAPHCLRLDNALGGDLATRHLLELGHTRVAHITGSFDRLDVRERYAGYHAALRAGGGTIDDRLEVTGVWAEEIEGGRAAVKRLHRRTDFTAVFAANDWLALGAVQGLRDLGLRVPEDVSVVGFDNRRVTELSAPAMTVIDFPRLQMGQLAADHLLAILAGEPVLPLPLLTPRLMIRGSTGPPPM; this is encoded by the coding sequence ATGACCCAGACTGCCCGTGAAACGTCCATCACAGACATCGCCCGCGAGGCGCAGGTCTCGCCCGCCACTGTGTCACGCGTCCTGAACGGCACCGCCCGCGTCACTCCCGAGAAGGCCGCCCGCGTCATGGAGGCGGTCAACCGGCTGAATTTCCGCCTCAACTCCAGCACCTTCGCGCGACACCTGCTGGCGGGAAAACTGCGGGCCGTTGGCGTGATCATTCCTGTGCTCCACGATGAGTTCTTCGGTACGATGATCACCGGGATCGAGGAACGGCTGCGTGCCCATGGGGTACACATGCTGTGTGCCCTGGGGCAGGAAAACGGCCCGGACGAACTGACCGCCCTCGAGACCCTGCTCAAGGGGCGCCCTGACGGTGTGATCGCCTTCGCGGACTGGCTCGCGGACGCCGCCCTGATCGATCTGGACGCCAGTGGCATCCCCGTGGTCGTGCTCAACCGCTCGATTCCCGAACTGGCGCCGCACTGCCTGCGGCTCGACAACGCCCTCGGCGGCGACCTCGCCACGCGGCATCTGCTCGAACTCGGCCACACCCGCGTCGCCCATATCACGGGATCGTTTGACCGGCTGGACGTCCGCGAACGCTATGCCGGCTACCACGCCGCCCTGCGCGCCGGTGGCGGCACCATCGACGACCGCTTGGAGGTGACCGGCGTGTGGGCCGAGGAAATCGAGGGCGGCCGCGCCGCCGTGAAACGCCTGCACCGCCGCACCGACTTCACGGCCGTGTTCGCCGCCAACGACTGGCTGGCCCTGGGCGCCGTGCAGGGCCTGCGTGACCTGGGGCTGCGCGTGCCGGAGGACGTGTCCGTCGTGGGATTCGACAACCGCCGGGTCACCGAGCTCAGCGCGCCCGCCATGACGGTCATCGATTTCCCGCGCCTCCAGATGGGCCAGCTGGCAGCAGACCATCTGCTCGCCATCCTGGCCGGCGAGCCCGTCCTCCCGCTGCCGCTGCTCACCCCACGCCTGATGATCCGCGGCTCCACCGGACCGCCCCCGATGTAA
- a CDS encoding beta-galactosidase has translation MHYGVAWYPEHWPQDRWPEDLRLMKAAGMNTVRICDFAWSAIEPQDGVFEFGVFDAAVALAGEMGFQVIIATPSASPPAWLTSAHPETLAVTQDGVPYPHGGRCHYNVSSATYRRYAERMARQLGGRFGQKPHVMAWQIDNEYNRVSYDPETRAAFQAFLRAKYGTLDDLNRRWWTAYWSQTYTDWQQIPLPVFPSTEHPWMAHNPGLRLEFQRFITAQYASFQRLQIDAIRPFARSEQQFTHNFMGFFDVYDHYSLSEDLDVAGFDNYIGDGHVDYARNGAPHDLTRGFKRRNHWVLETQAGATNHMTTNNALNRGEIRTLVYHQIGHGADLVAYWQWRSALGGQEQYWGTVLHPDGTPRPHYAEIAQIGQELGQLAPLLAGTAPVSEVALLHQYEDRWALNFQRQHEAFDPVEHFLSFYRPLRTAGIGTDIVHPLAPLEGYALVVAPHLHVLSPEVAAHLEAYVRAGGHLLVGPRSGVKDVDNALLASKGPGRLAALAGVHVEQYYTLQQPVGVVGTGDAGADGSGSASVWAEWLHVDESDVEVLARYSPCNGWLDGQAAITTRPVGAGRVTVVGAWLNDALMDTVIAQSVVRSGLSVPFRPPSGIEVCVRSGPAGAVTLVINHTPEARTIHLDAGHDALRGQDVCGDTVLRPYDVLVLTVGTGSAVSASPEDAEPAPQLSL, from the coding sequence ATGCACTACGGCGTCGCCTGGTATCCCGAACACTGGCCGCAAGACCGCTGGCCTGAAGACCTGCGCCTGATGAAAGCGGCTGGCATGAACACCGTCCGGATCTGCGATTTCGCGTGGAGCGCCATCGAGCCGCAGGATGGCGTCTTCGAGTTCGGTGTCTTCGATGCCGCGGTGGCCCTGGCCGGCGAGATGGGCTTCCAGGTGATCATCGCCACCCCGAGCGCCAGTCCGCCCGCGTGGCTCACCTCCGCGCACCCGGAGACCCTCGCCGTCACCCAGGACGGAGTGCCTTACCCCCACGGCGGGCGCTGCCATTACAACGTATCGAGCGCCACCTACCGCCGGTACGCGGAGCGGATGGCCCGGCAACTTGGCGGACGCTTCGGCCAGAAGCCGCACGTCATGGCGTGGCAGATCGACAACGAATACAACCGCGTGTCCTACGACCCGGAGACGCGCGCCGCCTTCCAGGCGTTTCTGCGCGCAAAATATGGCACGCTGGACGACCTGAACCGCCGCTGGTGGACGGCCTACTGGAGCCAGACGTACACGGACTGGCAGCAGATCCCGCTCCCAGTCTTCCCGTCCACCGAGCATCCGTGGATGGCGCACAACCCGGGCCTGCGGCTGGAGTTCCAGCGCTTCATCACGGCGCAGTATGCGTCGTTCCAGCGCCTGCAGATCGACGCGATCCGCCCCTTCGCCCGGTCCGAGCAGCAGTTCACGCACAACTTTATGGGCTTTTTCGACGTGTACGACCACTATTCTCTGAGTGAGGACCTGGACGTCGCGGGCTTCGACAACTACATCGGAGATGGTCACGTGGACTACGCGCGCAACGGCGCGCCGCACGACCTGACCCGCGGCTTCAAGCGCCGCAACCACTGGGTGCTGGAAACGCAGGCAGGCGCGACCAACCACATGACCACCAACAACGCCCTGAATAGGGGAGAGATCCGCACGCTGGTCTATCACCAGATCGGGCATGGCGCCGACCTGGTCGCGTACTGGCAGTGGCGCAGCGCGCTGGGCGGGCAGGAGCAGTACTGGGGCACCGTGCTGCACCCGGACGGAACCCCGCGCCCACACTACGCCGAGATCGCGCAGATCGGCCAGGAACTCGGTCAGCTTGCCCCGCTGCTGGCGGGCACCGCTCCCGTGAGCGAGGTCGCCCTGCTCCACCAGTACGAGGATCGCTGGGCCCTGAATTTTCAGCGGCAGCACGAGGCGTTCGACCCGGTCGAGCACTTCCTGAGTTTCTACCGGCCGCTCAGGACGGCCGGCATCGGGACGGACATTGTCCACCCGCTGGCTCCATTGGAGGGCTACGCGCTGGTCGTCGCGCCGCACCTGCATGTCCTGAGCCCAGAGGTGGCCGCCCACCTGGAGGCGTACGTGCGAGCCGGCGGACACCTGCTGGTCGGCCCGCGCAGCGGCGTGAAGGACGTCGACAATGCGCTGCTGGCATCGAAAGGGCCGGGCCGGCTGGCCGCCCTCGCCGGCGTTCACGTCGAGCAGTACTACACGCTGCAGCAGCCCGTGGGTGTAGTCGGCACGGGTGACGCTGGAGCGGACGGCTCCGGCAGTGCGTCCGTGTGGGCCGAGTGGCTGCACGTCGATGAGAGCGACGTCGAGGTGCTCGCGCGGTACAGCCCGTGCAACGGCTGGCTGGACGGGCAGGCGGCCATCACGACCCGGCCCGTCGGTGCCGGGCGGGTGACGGTCGTCGGCGCCTGGCTGAACGACGCGCTGATGGACACCGTCATTGCGCAGAGCGTGGTGCGCAGCGGACTGTCGGTTCCGTTCAGGCCCCCGTCGGGGATTGAAGTCTGTGTCCGCAGCGGGCCGGCGGGCGCGGTGACGCTGGTGATCAACCACACGCCGGAGGCGCGCACCATTCATCTGGACGCGGGCCACGACGCACTGAGGGGTCAGGACGTGTGCGGTGATACGGTGCTCCGTCCATACGACGTTCTGGTGCTT